The following nucleotide sequence is from Streptomyces xiamenensis.
CGCGGCCAGCGCACGGACCAGCGGAACCGCGGTCACCAGCAGGAACACCCCTACGGCGGTGGTGAAGGCGACATCGGCGGCGAAGGAGTCGTTGCCCGTGATCAGCTCGTACAGGCCCTGGTTGTCCTCGCCGCGCGGCAGCGCCCAGGCCCAGGCGACGTACAGCAGCCCGCCGGCCCCGCCCACCGTCCAGACCAGGGCCAGACAGAAGCTCACCACGCGCAGCGGGAACGACACCACCATGTGCGCCAGGTCGCGCCACGACTGCGGGTCCGCCAGCGAACGGGCCGTCCGGGCGAAGCCGGTACCGCCCGCGACCCGGTAGTGGTGCGGCGGCAGCGGGCGCCCGGCCAGGGCCTCCAGCTCGCGCCGCTCCACGCGGGCCATGCCCCGGGCGGCCCGCAGCGTACCCGCCAGGACCGGGACGCCGCACACGATCACCAGCGTGCCGACGCCCAGGACGAAGCCGGTGACGGCGACGGTGAAGGCCACGATGCCGACCGGCAACCCGCGCAGCAGAAACGACAGTTCGCGCGGAAAACGGCCACGGGCGGAGGAAGTCGGTGTGCTCATGGGACCAATCCTCTTGCCGCGAACCGCAGTTCAACAGCGGCCTGGGGCGTCAGGAGGGGGTGGTGCCACGTACACCCTCCGCCTCCCGCCACAGCCGGCGCGTCAGCTCCTCCGCGCCCTCCCGCGTGGTGTGCCGGTGCCCGGTGCCCGCCCACAGACTCAGCCCGTGCGGGTCACCCGCGGCGGCCGCAGCGGCGCGCAGCGGCTTCGTCAGCTGGTGCAGCAGCGGGTAGCCGGCCGGGGCGGTGGCGCTGTGGTCCTCGATGAAACGGTTGCGCAGGCCCCGCGCCGGGCGGCCCGAGAAGGCCCGGGTGACCGTGGTCCGCCCGAACGCGCCGGGATCGGCGAGCGCCGCCCGGTACGCCGCGCCCGTACCCGCCTCCGGGGTCCGCAGATACGCCGTGCCCAGCTGAGCCGCCGCCGTGGTGTCGCCGCGCAGCACAGCCGCGATGTCCGCGCCCGTGGCCAGGCCACCGGCGGCGATCAGCGGCAGGCCGGTCCGCTCCCGCACCCGTGCCAGCAGCAGCGGCAACGGGGTGTCGTCCGGGTCGGCCTCCGGATCGAAGCAGCCCCGGTGACCCCCGGCCTCCGGGCCCTGCACACACAGCGCGTCCACCCCCAGCCCGGCCGCCTCCGCCGCCTCCCGCGGTGAGGTGACGGTGGCGACCACGGCCGTCCCGGCGGCGTGCAGCGCCTCCACCGTCGCGGCCGGCGGCGGGCCGAAGGTGAAGGACACCACCGGCACCGGGTCGGCGAGCAGCAGCTCCAGCTTGCGCTCCCAGTGATCGGTGTCCTGGACATCGGGTTCGGGCAGCGCCACCCCGTACCGCTCGGCCTCCACCGCCAGTTCGGCGCGGTAGCGGTACACCGGGGCGAGATCGCCCGGCAGCGGGCGGGGCACGAACACGTTGACGCCGAACGGCCCCGGGCCCACCAGCTCCCGGGTCCGCGCGATCCGTTCCCCCAGCGCCCCGGGGCTCAGATAGCCGGCCGCGAGAAAACCGAGCCCGCCCGCCCGGACCACCGCCGCCACCAGCTCCGGGGTGCCCGGCCCTCCCGCCATCGGGGCCTGGACGATCGGGACGGGCAACCGGAGTACGGAGAACATGGCGGCAGCGTAGCCGCCGCCCCGCACGGTGGAGCGGGCTCCACCCCGGCAGGGGTGGCAGCACGCTCGTGGCCGGGCATCCGCCGCTCGTAGCGTGCCGGTTATGCGAGAGGACGACAGAACGGTGAGCGCGGCGCCCGGGGAACCGGCGCTGCGGCTCGACCGGGTGAGCCGGACGTACCCGGGCGGGCGGGCCCCCGCGCTGAACGGGATCGACCTGGAGGTGCCGCGCGCCCGGTTCCTCGCCGTGCTGGGCCGCTCGGGCTCGGGCAAGTCCACGCTGCTGCGGTGCGCGGCCGGTCTGGAACGCCCCACCGGCGGCGCGGTCCACCTGGGCGGGGTGCCGCTGGCCGGGCTCCGCGCGACAGCGCTGACCCGGCTGCGCCGCGACCGGATCGGCTTCGTCTTCCAGGAACTCAACCTGGTGGACTCGCTGACGGTCCTCCAGAACACCGCGCTGCCCCTGCTGCTGGCCGGGGCGGGCGAGGGGGAGGCCACGCGGGCGCGGGCGCTGCGGGTGCTGGAGGAGGTTGGGCTGGCGGACCGCGCCGCCGAACCACCGGGCCGGCTCTCGGGCGGACAGCGGCAGCGGGTCGCCATCGCCCGCGCCCTGATCACCGAGCCGGACATCATCTTCGCGGACGAACCCACCGGCGCGCTGGACCCGGTGACGGCCGAGGGAGTCCTCGCGCTGCTGCGCCGGGCGGTGGACGCGCACGGGCACACCGTGGTGATGGTGACGCACGACCCGGTCGCCGCCGGGCACGCGGACGAGGCGATCGTCCTGGACGGGGGCCGGATCGTACGGCGGCTGGAACGGCCGTCCGCCGGCCAGGTGCTGGGCGCGCTGCGGACGGTGGCCGCGTGAAGGAGTCCCTCGCGCTGCTGGCCCGGGCGTCCGGGCGGTACCACCGGCGGTCGTGGCGCGCGGTGTCCCTCGCGCTGGCGGCGACCTCGCTGCTGCTCGGCTGCTTCGCGCTCGCCGCGCTGACCACCGCGTTCGGGCACCCGGAACCCGAACGCTATGCGGGCGCCGAGGTCGTGGTGGCGGCGGATCAGCACACCCGCCACCGCGGCGCGACGGCGCCGCTGACGGAACGGGTGCGGGTGCCGCGGACGGTGGTGGACCTGCTGGAGTCCGTACCGGGGGTGGCGCGTGCCGTCGCGGACGAGGAGTTCACGGTACGGACGGACACCGTGGCCCAGCTGCCGGGCCGGCCGTGGCCGGCCGCCGCGCTGGCCCCCTGGGGGCTGGTGGCGGGGCGGGAGCCGGTCGCCGCGGACGAGGTCGTCGCCTCGGCCGGGCTGGGGGTGCCGCTCGGCGCCGAGTTGGACGTGCGGGTCGGGCAGGACACGTCCGTACGCCGGGTGGTGGGCCTGGCCGAGGGCCCGGCGGCGCTGTGGTTCACGGCGCCGGAGGCCGCCGCGCTGGCGGGCCACCCGGACTCCGTCGACGCGATCGGGCTGCTCGCCGAACCGGGCGTGGGCGCGGGCGCGGTGCGCACGGCGGTGCGGCAGGCACTGGACGCGGCGGGCGCGGTCGACGCCCGGCCGCAGGAGGTGCGCCCGGCCGGGGATTCCGGCACGCTGCGGGCCCTGATCGGCGACGGACGCGGCGCGGCGGAGTTCTTGACGGCGCAGCCGGTGCGGACGGGGCTGCTGGCGCTGTTCGGCGCGATCGGCGGATCGGTGCTGCTGATCGCAGGACTGGTCCTGGCGACGCTGGTGGCGCGGGCGCTGCGGCAACGCGCCGGGGAGCTGGCGCTGTTGCACGCGGTGGGGGCCACCGCCGGGCAGCTGCGTGGTGCGGTGGCCCGTGAGGTGGCCGTCGTCGCGGCGCGCGCCGCGCTGCTGGGGGCGGTGGCCTCCGTACCGCTGTTCGTGGTGCTGTGGCCGCTGGTCACGGCGGAGGCCGCGCCGTACGGTCTGGCGCTGCCGGTCCTCCCCTGGACGCTCCCGGCACCACTGATCACGGCGGGCCTGACCGTGGCGACGGCCGTCCTGGCCACGCTGCCCGCCACCGGCGGGGCGACCGGGGCCCCGCGCTCCCGGACCGCGCGCCCGGCCGGTGCCCCCCGACCGATACCCGCCGCCACCGGCCGACAGGCCGGCCCCCGGCTCGGCGAGGCCGGTCCGGCGGTTCCCGCCCCGGCGGCCCGGCTCGTCGGCTCCGCCGCCTCGCCCGTCCCGCCCCCCGGCCCCGGTGGGCGGAAGGCCGGTGGGCTGGTGCTGCTGGGGATGGGGCTGATGTCCGCCGCCGGTGGTGCCGTGCTGCCGGGGGAGGGAGCCGCCGCCGCGGCCGGTGCCGCCGTGGTGGTCATGGTCATCGGCTGCGCGCTGCTCGGGCCGT
It contains:
- a CDS encoding sensor domain-containing protein — its product is MSTPTSSARGRFPRELSFLLRGLPVGIVAFTVAVTGFVLGVGTLVIVCGVPVLAGTLRAARGMARVERRELEALAGRPLPPHHYRVAGGTGFARTARSLADPQSWRDLAHMVVSFPLRVVSFCLALVWTVGGAGGLLYVAWAWALPRGEDNQGLYELITGNDSFAADVAFTTAVGVFLLVTAVPLVRALAALHRSLASVLLTNRTAAARAAAVATAGSGTAAQPTEPLTAAL
- a CDS encoding NAD(P)H-dependent flavin oxidoreductase, with protein sequence MFSVLRLPVPIVQAPMAGGPGTPELVAAVVRAGGLGFLAAGYLSPGALGERIARTRELVGPGPFGVNVFVPRPLPGDLAPVYRYRAELAVEAERYGVALPEPDVQDTDHWERKLELLLADPVPVVSFTFGPPPAATVEALHAAGTAVVATVTSPREAAEAAGLGVDALCVQGPEAGGHRGCFDPEADPDDTPLPLLLARVRERTGLPLIAAGGLATGADIAAVLRGDTTAAAQLGTAYLRTPEAGTGAAYRAALADPGAFGRTTVTRAFSGRPARGLRNRFIEDHSATAPAGYPLLHQLTKPLRAAAAAAGDPHGLSLWAGTGHRHTTREGAEELTRRLWREAEGVRGTTPS
- a CDS encoding ABC transporter ATP-binding protein, with product MREDDRTVSAAPGEPALRLDRVSRTYPGGRAPALNGIDLEVPRARFLAVLGRSGSGKSTLLRCAAGLERPTGGAVHLGGVPLAGLRATALTRLRRDRIGFVFQELNLVDSLTVLQNTALPLLLAGAGEGEATRARALRVLEEVGLADRAAEPPGRLSGGQRQRVAIARALITEPDIIFADEPTGALDPVTAEGVLALLRRAVDAHGHTVVMVTHDPVAAGHADEAIVLDGGRIVRRLERPSAGQVLGALRTVAA
- a CDS encoding ABC transporter permease — protein: MKESLALLARASGRYHRRSWRAVSLALAATSLLLGCFALAALTTAFGHPEPERYAGAEVVVAADQHTRHRGATAPLTERVRVPRTVVDLLESVPGVARAVADEEFTVRTDTVAQLPGRPWPAAALAPWGLVAGREPVAADEVVASAGLGVPLGAELDVRVGQDTSVRRVVGLAEGPAALWFTAPEAAALAGHPDSVDAIGLLAEPGVGAGAVRTAVRQALDAAGAVDARPQEVRPAGDSGTLRALIGDGRGAAEFLTAQPVRTGLLALFGAIGGSVLLIAGLVLATLVARALRQRAGELALLHAVGATAGQLRGAVAREVAVVAARAALLGAVASVPLFVVLWPLVTAEAAPYGLALPVLPWTLPAPLITAGLTVATAVLATLPATGGATGAPRSRTARPAGAPRPIPAATGRQAGPRLGEAGPAVPAPAARLVGSAASPVPPPGPGGRKAGGLVLLGMGLMSAAGGAVLPGEGAAAAAGAAVVVMVIGCALLGPWIAAWMVAVTGGALRRFGGVGGRLAAAQGRAGAPRLGAAVVSIVLVTAFAVVQLAAGATAQRAGEQQARATGPAEGIHSTVLVARSELGEAVLDRLPVLGVTPGDPAFDPGVRDGDLAGLGTGTVAVGADRARTLGAGVGDTVTLRYGDGVEESLRIVALYTRSLAVGDFLFDRAQLAAHVADPAAPAAAVRTPVALEGAALESGLSATAVAGLCALALLAVFSTLAVSAVGRRPELELLHRLGAGRGQLWTMLVLEAALVALTGTLLGVAVAAVPLLGFSWAVLHTLPWLPPLQAALIGTAVLLTTAAGALLPARRALRVRR